From the genome of Flavobacterium ovatum, one region includes:
- a CDS encoding DUF2254 domain-containing protein, producing the protein MKKNILIYYSKIRRQLWFRPLLFCLFSVAGALVAHQVDGLGLSDLVPDIETESIEGLLDTISASMLVISIFAVGSMLSAFSTASSNATPRSFKIVVTDDVSQNALSVFIGAFIFSIVATIALDNGYYGKAGRFVLFLFTLFLFTIVILTFLRWVDRISRLGRLEHTIDQVEAVAAKSLSEYIKHPYLKALPAIGEPIASTAITSNCVGYVQHINMAGLQSLAKDNDLKIRLNCLPGKFVHENFTIAYVASVKQIDLDKIAQKINYAIRVGHTRLFEDDPRFGIIALTEIASRALSPGINDPGTAIQIIGSQERLLFLWNQESKDHKTEKTQYDCIEVPTISMNDFFDDAFRPIARDGANNIEVMLRLQKAFTSLETINNADIKLSAIQHSKEAFSRAKGALESQKDLLILEAECSFNR; encoded by the coding sequence ATGAAAAAAAACATCCTTATTTACTATTCTAAAATTCGAAGACAATTGTGGTTTCGCCCACTTCTTTTTTGCTTATTCTCGGTTGCGGGCGCGCTGGTAGCACATCAAGTGGATGGTTTAGGATTGAGCGATCTTGTTCCCGATATTGAAACAGAATCAATTGAGGGGCTTTTGGACACTATATCTGCCAGCATGTTGGTCATCTCTATTTTCGCAGTAGGATCGATGCTGTCTGCATTTTCTACAGCCAGTAGTAATGCCACTCCCCGCTCTTTCAAAATTGTAGTTACTGATGATGTTTCCCAAAACGCACTTTCTGTTTTTATTGGGGCATTTATCTTTAGTATTGTAGCAACCATTGCTCTAGATAATGGTTATTATGGCAAAGCAGGTCGGTTTGTACTGTTTCTATTTACCCTGTTTTTATTTACCATTGTCATCCTTACTTTTTTACGATGGGTGGACCGAATTTCAAGATTAGGACGACTGGAACATACCATCGACCAAGTGGAAGCCGTTGCCGCCAAATCACTTTCTGAATACATCAAACATCCTTACTTAAAAGCATTGCCCGCTATAGGCGAACCAATTGCAAGTACTGCAATAACAAGCAATTGTGTAGGCTATGTGCAACACATCAACATGGCAGGCTTGCAATCATTGGCCAAAGACAACGATTTGAAAATTAGGCTGAATTGTCTTCCTGGTAAATTTGTACATGAAAATTTCACTATTGCCTATGTAGCCTCCGTAAAACAGATTGACCTTGATAAAATAGCACAAAAAATCAACTATGCTATTCGTGTTGGTCATACTAGATTATTTGAAGACGATCCACGTTTTGGAATTATCGCCTTAACAGAAATTGCTAGTAGAGCCTTGTCTCCCGGTATTAATGATCCTGGAACTGCCATACAAATTATTGGTAGCCAAGAAAGATTGTTGTTTTTATGGAATCAGGAAAGCAAAGATCATAAAACAGAAAAAACACAATATGACTGCATAGAGGTACCAACAATTTCGATGAATGATTTCTTTGATGATGCTTTCAGACCTATTGCAAGAGATGGCGCCAATAACATTGAAGTAATGTTACGCTTACAAAAGGCTTTTACCTCATTAGAAACCATCAACAACGCCGACATAAAATTATCGGCTATCCAACATTCGAAAGAAGCTTTTAGCAGAGCAAAAGGAGCTCTTGAGTCCCAAAAAGATCTCCTTATTTTAGAAGCAGAATGTTCCTTTAATAGATAA
- a CDS encoding chlorite dismutase family protein has protein sequence MNNTIFDFIGGTTGDWKIIKSTTLIGESLPKVTHVDKIQSSLINRFEGIWSLKGVISNLRYTEKAEKDKLTAKQEDLGRKKATYAAFIPIRKNEAWWNLAQDERRQIMEKQSRHTHHGMQYLPAIARQLFHSRDIDEPFDFLTWFEFAPEDEPAFNELLSKLRQSEEWEFVDREIDIRMVRV, from the coding sequence GAACAATACTATTTTTGACTTTATAGGCGGTACCACAGGAGATTGGAAAATAATTAAATCAACCACTTTGATAGGCGAGTCTTTGCCAAAAGTGACGCATGTAGATAAAATTCAAAGTTCGTTAATCAATCGTTTTGAAGGGATTTGGTCATTGAAAGGAGTGATTAGTAATTTGCGCTACACCGAAAAAGCTGAAAAAGACAAACTCACTGCCAAACAAGAAGACCTCGGTCGAAAAAAAGCTACTTATGCCGCTTTCATTCCCATTCGAAAAAATGAAGCTTGGTGGAATCTGGCTCAAGATGAACGCCGACAAATCATGGAAAAGCAATCCCGTCATACGCATCATGGAATGCAATATTTACCAGCCATTGCCCGTCAATTGTTTCATTCTAGAGACATTGATGAACCTTTTGATTTTTTAACTTGGTTTGAATTTGCTCCAGAAGACGAACCTGCATTTAATGAACTACTCAGTAAATTGCGCCAATCTGAAGAATGGGAATTTGTAGATAGAGAGATTGATATTCGGATGGTAAGAGTGTAG